DNA from Agathobaculum sp. NTUH-O15-33:
GCAAACAAAGCCCGCGCCCAATATCAGCAGCAGCACCAAAAGCTGCGAAAACACCTGTTGCATACGTTTTTCCTCCCCCGCGGCCGCCAAGCAAAGGGCCGCTTATCCGCTAAGACTATTGTAGAGCCTGCGTGGGGAATGTGCAATATGCAATATGGGGGCCGGGCCCAAAGGCGGCCAAGCCCATGTTGCGCAAAACCGGCGCTCTTGGCGGCTTGAACAGCCGTTAAGAGCGCCGGTTTTTTTCTTATCTGTTTTTCCGCCACGTGGCAGGGGTGAAGAGCAGGAGCATGGGGAACAGCTCCAAACGGCCCGCCAGCATGTCGAACATCAGCACAAGCTTGCTGATGGGCGGGAAAAAGCCGAAGTTACAGGTCGGGCCCACGCCGACAAGACCGGGGCCGACGTTGTTGAGCGTCGCCGCGACGGCGGTGAAGTTGGTCACCATATCTTCCCCGTTCAGCGAAAGCAACAGGAAGGAAGAAATAAAAATAAGCAGATACGCGATCAAAAACACGTTGATGGAGCGGACGATCTCGTGCGCGATTCGGTGGTTATCCATCTGGTTGATGCGGATGGAACGCGGGTGGATCAGGTAGTGCAGCTCCTTTTTGACGCTTTTCAGCATCAAAAGGATACGCGAGCATTTGATGCCGCCGCCCGTCGACCCGGCGCACGCGCCGATAAACATGAGCAGCACCAGAATCGCCTTGGAAAACGCGGGCCACAGGTCGAAATCCGCGGTGGCAAAGCCGGTGGTCGTGATGATCGAAGCGACCTGAAACAGCGCGTGGTGCAGGCTTTGAAAAATATTATCGAACGATGCGCGCACGTTGAAGCCGATCAGCAGCGTGGACAGCGCGATCACGCCCAGATACAGGCGCAGCTCTTCGCTTTTCAGCGCCTGCTTCCACTTGCGCGTCAGCATCAAAAAGTATAGGCTGAAGTTGACGCCGAACAAGATCATGAATACCGATATGACGCCTTGCAAATAGTAGCTGTTGTAGTGCGCGATCGAGTCGTTCCACATGCCGAAGCCGCCCGTGCCCGCCGTGGACAGCGCCACGTTGACCGAATCGAAAAGCGGCATGCCGCCGATGGCGAGCAGCACGATCTCCAGCGCGGTCAGGCCGATATAGATGCCGTAAAGGATCATCGCGGTATCGCGCAGGTGGGGCGACAGCTTGCTCACCGCGGGGCCCGGGCTTTCCGCGCGCATCAAATAGATGGTGTGGCCGCCTGCGAGCGGTAAGATTGCGAGGATGAATACCAGTACGCCCATGCCGCCCAGCCAATGCGTTAGGCTGCGCCACAGCAGCGAGGCGTGCGACAGCGCTTCGACATTGCCTAGAATGGTAGCGCCGGTGGTGGTAAAGCCGGAAATGGTTTCAAACACCGCGTCGAGGTAGAAGGGGATCTCGCCGCTAAAATGCAGCGGCAGCGCGCCGGTCAGCGCCAGCACGATCCAGCACAGCGCGACGGTGACAAAGCCCTCGCGCGCGTAAAAGCGGGTGTTTTTCGGCTTGCGCATGGATAGGAGCAGCGCGAAGAACAGGCAGATCAGCGCCGCGAACAGGTAGGCAAAGCCCGTGCTTTCGCCGTATACCAGCGCGGTAAGCATGGGCAGCAGAAGAAAGGCGGCCTCCACACCCAGCATCCAGCCGAGCAGGTACCGCACCATGGCGAGATTCATTTCGTTACGGCCCCCGTCTCATCCTGCTTTAGAAAGATATCGCCGAGATCGGTCATGCCGGCGTGGGTGGAGACCACGATCACGGTGTCGCCTTCCTTTAACATATCCTGACCGCGCGGGATGATGCGTTTGCCGTGGCGGTTGATGCAGCACAGCAGCACATCCGGGCGGATGGGCATATCCTGCAGCGGCACGCCGGTCAGGTGGTTGGTGCCGACGCGGAATTCCAGCGCCTCCGCGCCGTGCAGCTGGTGCAGGGTTTCCACGTTGGAGCCGAGCGAGTTTTGCATCGCGCGGATATATTGGCTGATCAGGTCGGCCGTGGTCTGCTTGGGGCGCACGACCGTGCCGAGCGGCAGCCCGGCTATGACCTCTTCAAAATTGACGCGGTTGATCTTGGTGAACACGCGGGCATGCGAATGCTGCTTTGCGTGCAGGGCGAGCAGAATGTTTTCCTCATCCATGCCGGTCAGCGCGACAAAGGCCTCGCAGGTGCCGAGGCCCTCTTCGTCCAAAAGGCTGCGGTCGGTGCCGTCGCCATAGATGATGGTCGCGCCGGGCAGCAATTCGGATAGCTGCTCGCACCGGTCCAGCCGGGTTTCAATGATTTTGACCGCGATGCCCGCGTCCAGCAGCATGCCGGCGAGGAAAAAGGAGATTTTGCCGCCGCCGATCAGCATGGCGGAGCCGATGTGGTCGTTTGGAATGCCGACCTGCTCGAAAAAGTAGGCCTGCTCGCGGGGCGGGATGATCACGGTGATATCATCGCCCTTTTCCAAAATAAAATCGCCCTTGGGAATGAAGGTCTGCCCCGCGCGGTGCACCATGCACATCAGCACATTGCAGCGCAGCAGGTGGCTCACCTCGCATACGGCCATTCCGTTCAGGCGCGAATCATCCGGCACGTGTATTTCCAGCAGCTCGATCCGGCCCTTGGCAAAGGTGGAAACGCGTATGGCCGAAGGAAAGCGAATGAGCCGCGAAACCGCGCGCGCGGTCGAAAGCTCCGGATTGATTACCATGGACAGGCCCAGCTCGTCGCGGATAAAGCCGACCTCGGAAGCGTATTCCGGGTTGCGCACGCGGGCGATTGTGTGACAGCCCGAAGCCTTCCGGGCGATCATGCAGGCAAGAAGGTTGATCTCGTCCTGCGTGGTAACGGCGATCAGCAGGTCGGCGGTCTTTACACCGGCTTCCTTTAATACGCGGAAGTTGGTGCCGCTGCCGGTAACGCTGCTCACGTCGAGAGAATTTGTCAATTCGTCCAGCCGTTTGGCGGATAGGTCTACAAGCGTCAGGTCGTGGCCCTCCGCCGAAAGCTGCTCCGCAAGCGCCGAACCGACCTTGCCGCAGCCTACAATAATGATGCGCATGGTGCGCCTCCCCAGTTTCCTTGATACGATCTTTATATCTCTACCGTGATTATAGCGGGTACAGAGCAAAAAAGCAAGCATGAAAGGCCGTATGTATAGAATGTACGGTATCCTTCCAGAAACGCCGGTGTGTATTATTTGGAAATCCCTTGGTTGACCGGCCTAATGGGCCATGGTATAATAGCCGCAAAGCGGCTATTATACCCGGATAAAATTAATTATACCAGCAGCGGCCCTTGGTGCGTTCTAGCACTTCGCAAATGCTTGCCGCTGTGGTATACTATTTACATATGTAAAGGAGGGCTCCGGATGGATTTCGTTTTGGAGGCCTGTGTTGATTCGGCCGCTTCGGCTGAAAGCGCCGCGCGCGGCGGTGCAACGCGGCTTGAGCTTTGTGAGAATCTGGTGATCGGCGGCACCTCGCCCAGCGAAGAGCTGTTCGATCTGGTACAGGAGCGGGCCGGGCTGCCGGTCCGCGTGCTTCTCCGCCCCCGTTTCGGCGATTTCTGCTACACGGAGGATGAATTTGAGATTATTTTGCGGCAGGTAAAGCGGTTTTCCCGGCGCGGGGCGGACGGCGTCGTCATCGGCGTTTTAAAGCCGGACGGCACGCTGGACGAGGAACGCATGGCCCGGCTGATCGAGGCGGCGGGGGGCGTGGGCGTTACGCTGCACCGCGCGTTCGACGTATGCCGCGACCCGTTCGAGGCGCTCGCCGCCGCCGCGCGGCTGGGGGTGGATACCATCCTTACCTCGGGCCAGCAAAACGCGTGCGAGGAAGGGGCCGAGCTGCTCGCCGCGCTCGATCGGGCCTCGGGCGGAAAGCCGCGGATCATGGCGGGCGCGGGGGTGAGCGCCGAGGTGATCCGCCGCATCGGGCCCAAAACGGGCCTTACCGCCTTTCATCTGTCCGGCAAAAAGACCATGGACAGCCCGATGGTTTACCGCCGTTCGGGCGTGAGCATGGGGCTTAAGGGCCTGAGCGAGTACGAGATCTGGCGCTGCGACGAAGCGGCGATCCGCGAAGCGCGCGAGGCGCTGCAAGCGCTCGCCTAACGGCGGGCGCAACATGAGGGGGGACGACATGCGCGTTGAGAAGGTTCTAAACAACAATGTGGTGGTCGCGCTGGATGATAAGGGCGTGGAGACCGTGCTGATGGGGCGCGGCCTTGGCTTTTCGCGCAAGGTGGGCGATACGCTGGAAGAGGCGGGCATAGAAAAGCGCTTTACTCTGCACAACGAGCAGCTCTCCGATAAATTCCAACAGCTCATTACCAATATCCCGCTGACGCATTTTATGATGAGCGAGCGCATTATAAACCACGCGAAGATCGCGCTCGGCAAGCAGCTTTCGGACAGCATCTATGTGACCCTGCCCGACCATATCTCGGCCGCGATCGAGCGCTACCGCGAGGGCATCACGCTGCCCAATCCGCTTTTATGGGATATCCGCCAGTTTTATAGGGATGAATACGCGGTCGGTCTCAAGGCGAACGAGATCGTGTTGGAGGAGACCGGCGTGCAGTTCACCGAGGATGAAGCCGGGTTCATCGCCATGCATTTCGTCAACGCGCAGGTGGGCGGCGAGATCCGCGAGGTGTACGACATGACCCTGCTGATGCAGGAGGTGTTCCGCATCATTGGCGAGGAGTTCGGCACAAAGCCGGACGAGGAATCGCTCGACTACTACCGCTTTGTCACGCACCTGAAGTTTTTTGCCCAGCGCATCATGAGCGACCAGCAATATGGCGACGACGAAGCCGATTTGCTTGAGGTGGTCAAATTCAAATATCCGCGCTCGTACGCTTGCGCGCAGCGGGTGTGCGCCTATGTCGAAAAGGAGCGGGGCTTCCGCTCGGGCCAGAACGAGCTATTGTATCTTACCATCCATATCGCCCGCGTAACGGGCAAGGGCGACGATTAGCACATAAAAAAGGGGCTGTAAAATAAGTTCTTACAAATGAATAGAAAACTGTTGCAAAGCGAAGAATGCTACCAATTTTGTCATTCTGAGAAGCGAAGCGACGAAGAATCTCGCGCGAACGCGCGTTCCCAGCGTAAATTCCGCGCGTTCGCGCGAGATTCTTCACTTCGTTCAGAATGACATTTGGGTATTCTTCTGTTTTGCAACAGTTTTTTTACAGCCCCTTTTTTGTTACCGGTTTACCACGAGGCGTTCCAGCGTGGCGGCGGCGTCCACGGCGAGCACGACGCCGCTGTCCGTGGCGTAAACCGCGTCGACCACGCAAAGCGGGCCGGAAAGCTCGCCGGCCGCTTCCCGCACCAGCCTGTCGGGGGAGACGGTCAGCAATACCGGCTGCGTTTCTGTGAGAAAGCCGCATTCATACGCGCCGCATTTGACGATGACCGTGACCGGGTGCCCTTCATCGGCGGCCTGCGCGCCGCCTGTCATACGGCGCAGGCTGACCACCGGCAGGATGGAGCCCTTGCGGTTACACACGCCGCAGTAATGCGGCGGCAAGCAGGGGAACGGGGTAATCTGTACGCGTTGAAGCGTTTCGGTAATCATATCCAGCGGAAAGCCATAGTACGCGCCGTCCAGCGGCAGGCACAAAAGCTCAAAGCTGTTTTCCGCACTTTTTTCCGTCATTCCCCGCGTCCCTCCAGTGCCGATTTGATCAGATCCTCCACGTCCAGCAGGGCGCAGATGGTGCCGTCCCCCAGAATGCTGCTGCCAGCAATGCCTGTTTTCTGCTTGAAACGGGGGCCGAACAGGCCGGGCAGAGGCTTATCCACCAGACTTTGCCGCCCGATGACATGATCGGCCAGCATACAGGCGGAACGGGTCGCGCCCCGCACGCAGATCAGCTGCTTGCGCGCGTTTTCCCGGCGTTCCAGCCCGTAAAACTCGCAAAGGGACAGCACCTGCTGGCAGCGCTCCTCGAAGATCCAGTGCCCCCGGCCGCCCTGTACCCGGTAACAGGGGCTGGACGGGTCGAAGGGGGAGAACTGCTCCACCTGATAGGCGGGCACGGCGAAGATCTGGCCGCCGGCCTCAAATTTGAAGCAGTCTATGATGGTGAGGCTCAAGGGCAAGTGCATGGTAATGCACGTGCCCGCGCCCTTTTCGCTTTCAATGCCCAAATGACCGCCGAACCGCTCGATCATGGCCTTGACCACGTCCAGACCGACGCCCCGGCCCGAAAACTCGGTCGCGCTTTCCCGCGTGGAAAAGCCGGGCAAAAAGCAGGTCTCCAGCAATTCCTGCCGGGTGTAGCGCTCCTCCGGCTGGGTGAGCAGGCCCCGTTGCCGGGCCTTCTTGCAGACAAGGTCGGTATCGATGCCACGTCCGTCGTCGCTGACGGTGCAAAGCACCTCGCCGCCGTGGCTCTCAAAATGGATGGCGACCCTGCCGGCGCGTTTTTTGCCAAGGCCTTCGCGCGTTTCCGGCGGCTCGATGCCGTGGTCGATCGCGTTGCGCAATAGGTGCATCAAGGGGTCGAAGATGCTGTCGACGATGTTTTTGTCCACCTCGACCTCTTGACCGGTCATGACAAAGGCTACCTCTTTTTTCTCCTTTTTGCACATGTCCCGCACGATACGGTTGAGCTTGGGGGCGATTCCGCTGAACGGGATCATACGGATGGAGATCACAATGCCTTCCAGTTCGCCCAGAAGCTGATCAAGCTGGTGCACGGCGCCGTCGGACAGGGCGGCTTGCCCCGCGCCGCCGTCGCCCACGGCCGAAGCCGCGATGAGCAGCTCGCCGGTCAGGTTTTGCAGCTCGTCCAGCCGCTCGACGCGCACGCTGATATATTGGCTGCCCGGCTCGGCATGGCCCTGCGCTTCGGGTTCGGGCTCCTGCTCCTTTACCGGGATCTCATCCACCACCCGGCACTCCTCGACAAAGAGGGCCCCGCGCAGCAGATCGAGCACCTGCTCGCGGTCCTCCGCGATAAAGCTGATATAAAAGCCGTTTTTCCGGATATAGTCGGCTGTTTCAGGGTTCTTTTCCACATCCTCCGGATAAAGGCGCATGTCCGTACAGAGCTGGCGGACCTGCCGGGCCACCATGAAGGCGCGGACGTTTTCCATTTTACAGTCCTTCTCAAAGCGCAGCCGCACCACTACGCGGCTGCCGCTGCCCAGCTTTTGCGTGACCAGACCGATCTGCAAAAGCAGCGCCGAGGCGCGCTGCGGCTGATACCCCTCGTTTTGCATGGCCGCAAGCTCGGCCCGTATGAAATCGGAAGCCTCGAAAACCAGATCGAACACGTCCTTTTCCACGCCTTGCAGCTTGCCAGCGTCCTCCCGGAAAACGGCGAACAGGTCTTCCAGCTTGTGGGCCAATTCGGAAAGGTCATGCAGCCCCATCATGGCGGAGGAGCTTTTCGTGGTGTGCATGACCCGGAAAACGCCGTTGATCTCCTCCTGCGTCAGCAGGCCCGCCTTTTCCGCGTGCAGCAGGATCGCGTCGAGCTGCTCGAGCAGCTGGCTGGTTTCGAGCAGATAAACCTCGAGCATGGATTCCATTTCCTGATCAAAAAATGACATGTAAGGCCTCCCGCCTCCTACGCATCGCCCTCATCGCTCCATATGCAACAGTTTTTGCCGCTCTTTTTGCCGCAATACAGCGCGCGGTCGGCGCGGTCGATATTCTGTTTGATGCTTTTTCCCCTTTGGTAGGCGCTGACGCCCAGCGTCACGGTACAGAAAAAAGTCACGTCTTTATAAAGCATCGGGAATTCGGCGATCTCCACGCGGATCTGTTCGGCGATCCGCATGGCCTCTTCCCGGTCCGCGTCCATCAGCACGATGAGGAATTCCTCGCCGCCCCAGCGGATGACCCGGTGCCGCCTGCAAATGCTTTCCATAATGCTGGCGATGCAGACCAAAACCGTGTCGCCCGCGTCGTGTCCGTAGGAATCATTGATATGCTTGAAATTGTCCACATCGATCATGATGAACGCGTCCTGCCGCGCCGCGGTTTCCAGCTCGCGCTCCATCTTTTCGGCAAAATAATGGCGGTTGTACAGGCCGGTCAGCTCATCCCGGTATACCATGGTGCCCAGCCGTTCCATGCTGGCGCGCAGTTCCTCGTTCAAATGCTTGAGCTCGTCCTTCTGCCGCTTGGCGGATAGGTGGGCGATGACCCGGCTTTTCATCTCTTCCTGCCGGAAGGGCTTCTTGATATAATCGCTCGCGCCCATGGAAAAGCCCCGGATCACGTCGCGCTCGCTGTCCTTGGAGGTGATGAACACGATCGAGGCGTTGTTGCGGTCGCGCTCCTTGATCTTGCCGAACAGCTCATACCCCTCCATATCGGGCAAAATGATATCGAGCAGGATCAGATCGGGCTGACACTGCTCCATCAGGGCCAGCGCGTCCCGGCCGTTATGCGCGATATGGATATCAAGGTCCTCGTTTTTCAGCGCGGCTTCGATC
Protein-coding regions in this window:
- a CDS encoding chemotaxis protein CheW: MTEKSAENSFELLCLPLDGAYYGFPLDMITETLQRVQITPFPCLPPHYCGVCNRKGSILPVVSLRRMTGGAQAADEGHPVTVIVKCGAYECGFLTETQPVLLTVSPDRLVREAAGELSGPLCVVDAVYATDSGVVLAVDAAATLERLVVNR
- a CDS encoding chemotaxis protein CheA — translated: MSFFDQEMESMLEVYLLETSQLLEQLDAILLHAEKAGLLTQEEINGVFRVMHTTKSSSAMMGLHDLSELAHKLEDLFAVFREDAGKLQGVEKDVFDLVFEASDFIRAELAAMQNEGYQPQRASALLLQIGLVTQKLGSGSRVVVRLRFEKDCKMENVRAFMVARQVRQLCTDMRLYPEDVEKNPETADYIRKNGFYISFIAEDREQVLDLLRGALFVEECRVVDEIPVKEQEPEPEAQGHAEPGSQYISVRVERLDELQNLTGELLIAASAVGDGGAGQAALSDGAVHQLDQLLGELEGIVISIRMIPFSGIAPKLNRIVRDMCKKEKKEVAFVMTGQEVEVDKNIVDSIFDPLMHLLRNAIDHGIEPPETREGLGKKRAGRVAIHFESHGGEVLCTVSDDGRGIDTDLVCKKARQRGLLTQPEERYTRQELLETCFLPGFSTRESATEFSGRGVGLDVVKAMIERFGGHLGIESEKGAGTCITMHLPLSLTIIDCFKFEAGGQIFAVPAYQVEQFSPFDPSSPCYRVQGGRGHWIFEERCQQVLSLCEFYGLERRENARKQLICVRGATRSACMLADHVIGRQSLVDKPLPGLFGPRFKQKTGIAGSSILGDGTICALLDVEDLIKSALEGRGE
- the licT gene encoding BglG family transcription antiterminator LicT, translated to MRVEKVLNNNVVVALDDKGVETVLMGRGLGFSRKVGDTLEEAGIEKRFTLHNEQLSDKFQQLITNIPLTHFMMSERIINHAKIALGKQLSDSIYVTLPDHISAAIERYREGITLPNPLLWDIRQFYRDEYAVGLKANEIVLEETGVQFTEDEAGFIAMHFVNAQVGGEIREVYDMTLLMQEVFRIIGEEFGTKPDEESLDYYRFVTHLKFFAQRIMSDQQYGDDEADLLEVVKFKYPRSYACAQRVCAYVEKERGFRSGQNELLYLTIHIARVTGKGDD
- the trkA gene encoding Trk system potassium transporter TrkA, with amino-acid sequence MRIIIVGCGKVGSALAEQLSAEGHDLTLVDLSAKRLDELTNSLDVSSVTGSGTNFRVLKEAGVKTADLLIAVTTQDEINLLACMIARKASGCHTIARVRNPEYASEVGFIRDELGLSMVINPELSTARAVSRLIRFPSAIRVSTFAKGRIELLEIHVPDDSRLNGMAVCEVSHLLRCNVLMCMVHRAGQTFIPKGDFILEKGDDITVIIPPREQAYFFEQVGIPNDHIGSAMLIGGGKISFFLAGMLLDAGIAVKIIETRLDRCEQLSELLPGATIIYGDGTDRSLLDEEGLGTCEAFVALTGMDEENILLALHAKQHSHARVFTKINRVNFEEVIAGLPLGTVVRPKQTTADLISQYIRAMQNSLGSNVETLHQLHGAEALEFRVGTNHLTGVPLQDMPIRPDVLLCCINRHGKRIIPRGQDMLKEGDTVIVVSTHAGMTDLGDIFLKQDETGAVTK
- a CDS encoding TrkH family potassium uptake protein — translated: MNLAMVRYLLGWMLGVEAAFLLLPMLTALVYGESTGFAYLFAALICLFFALLLSMRKPKNTRFYAREGFVTVALCWIVLALTGALPLHFSGEIPFYLDAVFETISGFTTTGATILGNVEALSHASLLWRSLTHWLGGMGVLVFILAILPLAGGHTIYLMRAESPGPAVSKLSPHLRDTAMILYGIYIGLTALEIVLLAIGGMPLFDSVNVALSTAGTGGFGMWNDSIAHYNSYYLQGVISVFMILFGVNFSLYFLMLTRKWKQALKSEELRLYLGVIALSTLLIGFNVRASFDNIFQSLHHALFQVASIITTTGFATADFDLWPAFSKAILVLLMFIGACAGSTGGGIKCSRILLMLKSVKKELHYLIHPRSIRINQMDNHRIAHEIVRSINVFLIAYLLIFISSFLLLSLNGEDMVTNFTAVAATLNNVGPGLVGVGPTCNFGFFPPISKLVLMFDMLAGRLELFPMLLLFTPATWRKNR
- a CDS encoding GGDEF domain-containing response regulator, which encodes MELSNKRTVLAVDDSLMICQQIEAALKNEDLDIHIAHNGRDALALMEQCQPDLILLDIILPDMEGYELFGKIKERDRNNASIVFITSKDSERDVIRGFSMGASDYIKKPFRQEEMKSRVIAHLSAKRQKDELKHLNEELRASMERLGTMVYRDELTGLYNRHYFAEKMERELETAARQDAFIMIDVDNFKHINDSYGHDAGDTVLVCIASIMESICRRHRVIRWGGEEFLIVLMDADREEAMRIAEQIRVEIAEFPMLYKDVTFFCTVTLGVSAYQRGKSIKQNIDRADRALYCGKKSGKNCCIWSDEGDA
- a CDS encoding copper homeostasis protein CutC — its product is MDFVLEACVDSAASAESAARGGATRLELCENLVIGGTSPSEELFDLVQERAGLPVRVLLRPRFGDFCYTEDEFEIILRQVKRFSRRGADGVVIGVLKPDGTLDEERMARLIEAAGGVGVTLHRAFDVCRDPFEALAAAARLGVDTILTSGQQNACEEGAELLAALDRASGGKPRIMAGAGVSAEVIRRIGPKTGLTAFHLSGKKTMDSPMVYRRSGVSMGLKGLSEYEIWRCDEAAIREAREALQALA